A genomic stretch from Maridesulfovibrio zosterae DSM 11974 includes:
- the dprA gene encoding DNA-processing protein DprA: MNSLKEEYFACLALRHTPGLGPKSWSRILKQYNSAYAALKDSSNWVQRGLSSDACADNAAKELWRAESEKEYKEAMRLGFGILPWTHPLFPVSLKEIPDPPTYLYYYGDPALLGNPSVGIVGSRKSSRLGLDYARRISGELSRNGVTVVSGFARGIDGCAHKEALKGIGSTIAVLGTGLDIENYPADSEDLRTEMIGRGLVVSEFSPGTRPYAGNFPFRNRIISGLSVGVLVVEADIASGSLITARLAAEQGREVMALPGPIGEKNFSGCLKLIKEGAALVETAEDVLMNIRHSLSADNDMNYEAKTVCPLRSKVMVNTVKLSSENNSSAASLPAKAIVDISTLKSPESEIASVLNSGGKLHIDEIARSAGVDVSLAGSAILGMEIKGIVVRFPGMYYDLNRC; encoded by the coding sequence TTGAATTCACTCAAGGAAGAATATTTTGCATGTCTGGCCCTGCGGCATACACCTGGTCTCGGCCCTAAATCATGGTCTCGGATTCTTAAGCAATATAATAGTGCATATGCGGCCTTAAAAGATTCTTCCAATTGGGTCCAGAGAGGGCTGTCCTCTGATGCCTGTGCGGATAATGCCGCTAAAGAACTCTGGCGTGCAGAGTCTGAAAAAGAGTATAAAGAAGCCATGCGGCTTGGTTTTGGCATTCTTCCATGGACTCACCCTCTCTTTCCTGTATCTTTAAAAGAAATTCCGGATCCTCCAACATATCTTTATTATTATGGTGATCCTGCCTTGTTAGGTAATCCTTCTGTAGGTATTGTCGGATCACGCAAGAGCAGCAGGCTCGGTCTTGACTACGCTCGCAGAATTTCTGGCGAGCTTTCAAGAAATGGGGTGACAGTTGTTTCAGGGTTTGCAAGGGGAATTGACGGATGTGCTCATAAAGAGGCATTAAAGGGTATTGGATCGACAATTGCGGTTCTAGGCACAGGGTTGGATATTGAGAATTACCCTGCTGACAGTGAAGATTTGCGAACAGAAATGATTGGAAGGGGACTTGTTGTTTCAGAGTTCTCTCCTGGGACCAGGCCTTATGCTGGAAATTTTCCATTTCGCAACCGTATAATCAGCGGACTTAGTGTCGGGGTGCTGGTTGTTGAGGCCGACATTGCCAGTGGAAGTCTTATAACTGCTCGCCTTGCAGCTGAACAAGGACGAGAAGTTATGGCTCTTCCCGGCCCCATTGGTGAAAAAAACTTTTCAGGTTGCCTAAAACTGATTAAAGAGGGAGCAGCTTTAGTTGAAACAGCCGAAGATGTTTTAATGAATATCAGGCATTCGCTTAGTGCTGATAATGATATGAATTATGAAGCTAAAACTGTATGCCCATTAAGGTCGAAAGTAATGGTTAACACAGTAAAGCTCAGTTCTGAAAATAATAGCTCTGCCGCTTCTCTACCTGCTAAAGCCATAGTAGATATTTCAACATTGAAGTCTCCTGAGTCAGAGATTGCAAGCGTTTTGAACTCCGGTGGCAAGCTTCATATTGATGAGATTGCCAGAAGTGCCGGGGTAGATGTTTCTCTTGCTGGTTCAGCAATACTCGGTATGGAAATAAAGGGAATTGTTGTGCGCTTTCCCGGCATGTATTATGATCTCAATCGTTGCTGA
- a CDS encoding HDOD domain-containing protein, whose product MSDQDLKTSVKGQILSTSDLPTLPTVLDEVTKLVDDPNSSTEQVAKVISQDQVLSAKVLKMVNSPIYGFPGRITTIQHALVLLGLNVIRGIIISTSVFDMIQKAMSGLWEHSLGCALASGAIAKAAGFDDPEEFTVAGLLHDLGKVVTAVQLPELNEAVRMTVKEKNVCYYDAERMILGFGHDRINSWLARHWHLPPNVREAMTYHHHPDRAQFYQQTAAVVHVGDFLVRLFEYGNGGDDQISYFKPAAMKILKLKMKDLEPVMDELSDQFMEISDLTF is encoded by the coding sequence GTGTCCGATCAGGATTTAAAAACCAGTGTTAAAGGACAGATTCTTTCCACCTCGGATCTGCCTACTTTGCCAACGGTGCTTGATGAAGTAACCAAACTTGTTGATGATCCTAACTCTTCGACAGAGCAGGTAGCAAAAGTAATTTCTCAGGATCAGGTTCTTTCTGCCAAGGTTCTGAAAATGGTTAATTCTCCTATTTATGGTTTTCCGGGTAGAATTACTACTATTCAGCATGCTTTGGTATTGCTCGGTCTAAATGTTATCCGGGGTATTATTATTTCTACCTCAGTCTTTGATATGATTCAGAAAGCCATGTCTGGACTATGGGAACACAGTCTTGGTTGTGCTTTGGCAAGTGGTGCTATCGCCAAGGCTGCTGGATTTGATGATCCTGAAGAATTTACTGTAGCCGGTCTTCTGCATGATCTTGGAAAGGTCGTTACCGCAGTTCAGCTTCCAGAACTTAATGAAGCCGTCCGTATGACAGTAAAGGAAAAAAATGTTTGCTATTATGATGCAGAGCGTATGATTCTTGGCTTTGGTCATGATCGTATTAATTCATGGCTTGCACGACATTGGCATCTTCCTCCAAATGTTCGCGAAGCAATGACATACCACCATCATCCCGATAGAGCACAATTTTATCAGCAGACTGCTGCGGTTGTGCATGTTGGTGATTTTTTAGTTCGTCTCTTCGAGTATGGTAACGGTGGAGATGATCAGATTTCATATTTTAAACCTGCGGCAATGAAAATTCTGAAACTCAAGATGAAAGATCTTGAACCTGTTATGGATGAGCTGTCAGATCAGTTCATGGAAATTTCAGATCTTACTTTCTAA
- the ybgF gene encoding tol-pal system protein YbgF: MKYFRILPVVILVFSICGCFASKQPEQPAWGGSEEWRLKSLEESFLNFKEGMHEQKDQMERNHNDTTAQIGKLQDRMTELDKTLAELKENQQKMLAMKSEEEITPVEVITEEAVVMGGAASSEEKPWMNVPGENSTIATKRVASEDSKMKSPLSGDTLYQEGVHLVLNDKPLEARNLLTQYLTDNSSSKLAPNALYWIGETYYSEKNFAQSILKFKEVSRRFPKAGKVPDSMLKIGLAYDKLGDRENAVFYLRTLIDEYPKSDPAKIGRSRLLEIEG; the protein is encoded by the coding sequence ATGAAGTATTTTCGTATCCTTCCAGTAGTCATTCTGGTTTTCTCTATTTGTGGTTGTTTTGCCAGCAAGCAGCCTGAGCAGCCTGCGTGGGGCGGAAGTGAAGAGTGGCGGCTTAAAAGCCTTGAAGAGAGTTTTCTCAATTTCAAGGAAGGGATGCACGAACAAAAAGATCAGATGGAGCGCAATCATAATGATACAACTGCGCAGATTGGAAAGCTTCAAGATCGTATGACTGAACTTGATAAGACTCTTGCTGAATTAAAAGAGAATCAGCAGAAAATGCTGGCTATGAAATCGGAAGAGGAAATTACTCCTGTTGAAGTTATTACAGAAGAAGCAGTTGTTATGGGCGGTGCTGCAAGCAGTGAGGAAAAACCATGGATGAATGTTCCTGGTGAAAATTCTACGATTGCAACTAAGAGAGTAGCTTCTGAAGATTCGAAAATGAAATCCCCTCTTAGCGGCGATACGCTTTATCAGGAAGGAGTTCATTTGGTTTTAAACGACAAACCGCTTGAAGCTAGAAATCTGCTGACTCAATATCTTACAGATAATTCTTCATCTAAACTAGCTCCTAATGCACTTTACTGGATAGGTGAGACATATTATTCTGAAAAAAACTTTGCTCAGTCCATATTAAAATTTAAAGAGGTCAGCAGACGTTTTCCAAAAGCTGGTAAGGTTCCTGATTCAATGCTTAAAATAGGCCTTGCTTATGACAAACTAGGTGACCGCGAAAATGCAGTTTTTTATCTGCGTACACTTATCGATGAATACCCTAAGTCTGACCCTGCTAAAATTGGCAGAAGCAGATTACTCGAAATTGAGGGATAA
- a CDS encoding response regulator — protein sequence MPKHILIVDDSKTVRNLVAFIMKKEGFKVTTAEDGLDGLEKLYSLEKVDLIISDVNMPRMDGFTYIKTVREQDAYKDIPIIVLSTEGQEKDIQTGLSLGANLYMVKPAQPEKMVKNIKMLLG from the coding sequence ATGCCTAAACATATTCTTATTGTGGACGATTCAAAGACTGTAAGGAACCTCGTTGCCTTCATTATGAAAAAAGAGGGATTCAAGGTTACTACTGCCGAAGACGGTCTTGACGGACTTGAGAAATTGTATAGCCTTGAAAAAGTAGACTTGATTATTTCAGATGTTAACATGCCAAGGATGGACGGATTTACTTATATTAAGACCGTTCGCGAGCAGGATGCATATAAAGATATTCCTATCATTGTCCTTTCAACTGAAGGTCAGGAAAAAGATATTCAGACTGGGTTAAGTCTAGGTGCAAACCTTTATATGGTTAAACCTGCACAGCCTGAAAAAATGGTCAAGAATATTAAAATGCTTCTGGGGTAA
- a CDS encoding ParA family protein produces MVNIKDSDMLSENNSRAKVYAIANQKGGVGKTTTALTLGEALSRLSKKVLVIDLDPHANASVHMSYYPENLTETAHDLFFENTDFKTIWMKIVLKREDVGFDFVPASIRLSELEVDFKDRKNKGMVLSKALEEVKAHYDYIIIDCPPHVGVLLVNAIVASDIVLIPIQTDFLALYGIRLLFDTIKILNKVLPEPVKFRALPTMYDGRAGACRKILNLIRRKLGEKVFSTIVHMDTKFREACASGRIIFDVDPNTRGALEYMQLAREIIRNENA; encoded by the coding sequence ATGGTAAATATTAAAGATAGTGATATGTTAAGTGAAAATAATTCTCGAGCTAAGGTTTATGCTATTGCTAATCAGAAAGGAGGGGTAGGCAAGACTACTACAGCACTTACATTGGGAGAGGCTCTTTCCAGACTTTCAAAAAAAGTTTTGGTTATTGATCTCGATCCACATGCAAATGCATCGGTGCATATGTCATATTACCCAGAAAACTTAACTGAGACAGCACATGATTTGTTCTTTGAAAATACAGATTTTAAGACAATCTGGATGAAAATTGTTCTGAAACGTGAAGATGTCGGATTTGATTTTGTTCCGGCCAGTATCAGACTTTCTGAGCTTGAGGTTGATTTTAAGGACAGGAAGAATAAGGGGATGGTCCTTTCCAAGGCTTTAGAAGAGGTTAAAGCTCATTATGATTATATAATCATAGACTGTCCGCCTCATGTGGGAGTTTTGCTTGTTAATGCCATAGTAGCATCTGATATAGTTTTGATTCCCATACAGACAGATTTTTTAGCTCTTTATGGTATTCGGTTGTTATTCGATACAATAAAGATTTTAAATAAAGTTTTGCCTGAACCTGTTAAATTCAGAGCCTTGCCCACCATGTATGACGGAAGGGCAGGAGCTTGTCGGAAGATTTTGAATCTTATCAGGAGAAAGCTCGGAGAAAAAGTTTTTAGTACCATAGTACATATGGATACGAAATTTAGAGAGGCTTGCGCCAGTGGAAGGATTATTTTTGATGTAGATCCTAATACAAGAGGCGCATTAGAATACATGCAGCTTGCAAGAGAGATTATCAGAAATGAAAACGCCTGA
- the xerC gene encoding tyrosine recombinase XerC yields MSSTAAPTDLPESVQIFMTYMDVEKRSSKATLRSYEKDLTQFEEFLKTRRKSLALPEQIKPDQVREFLAKLHAKRLAKSTLSRKLSSLRSFFKYMTRHRFIANDPMVGIRNPKQEIRHPRSLNVDQAVGILDAHIGDEPADRRDLAIAEILYGSGLRVSEAISLDIYDADTSSGIVRVSGKGNKERISPLSDTACKAIDAYLAVREDFRPALEEQALFVGNRGARINRRQVNRILARMAENAGVYGGVHPHMLRHSFASHMLQSGADMRSVQELLGHEHLSTTQRYTHLNLQHIMNVYDKAHPLAGNQAPPFRDGDDE; encoded by the coding sequence ATGTCCTCGACCGCCGCACCAACTGATTTACCTGAATCGGTCCAAATTTTTATGACTTATATGGATGTAGAGAAAAGATCATCCAAAGCTACCTTGCGTTCTTACGAAAAAGACCTGACTCAGTTTGAGGAATTTTTAAAAACACGACGTAAGTCGTTAGCCCTTCCTGAGCAGATAAAACCTGATCAGGTTCGTGAATTTCTAGCAAAGCTACATGCCAAGCGTCTTGCCAAGTCTACTTTATCCCGTAAACTTTCTTCTTTAAGATCATTTTTTAAATATATGACACGACATAGGTTTATCGCTAATGATCCTATGGTAGGTATACGTAATCCCAAGCAGGAAATTCGTCACCCACGTTCGTTAAACGTGGATCAGGCTGTTGGTATTTTGGATGCACATATTGGTGATGAACCAGCCGATAGACGAGATCTGGCAATCGCTGAGATTTTATACGGTTCAGGTTTACGGGTGAGTGAGGCTATATCACTTGATATATATGACGCTGATACTTCCAGTGGAATTGTCCGGGTATCTGGAAAAGGGAATAAAGAGCGAATATCCCCCCTTAGTGATACTGCATGCAAAGCTATTGATGCATATCTGGCTGTACGTGAAGATTTTCGCCCAGCATTAGAGGAGCAAGCTCTGTTTGTTGGCAATCGGGGGGCGCGTATTAATCGCAGGCAGGTTAATCGTATTCTCGCCAGGATGGCAGAAAATGCAGGAGTATATGGTGGTGTTCATCCGCATATGCTCCGTCACAGCTTTGCGTCGCATATGCTTCAGTCCGGAGCTGATATGCGCTCTGTTCAGGAGCTTCTCGGGCATGAACATTTGAGCACTACGCAACGGTACACTCATTTAAATCTGCAACATATCATGAATGTCTACGACAAAGCTCATCCTTTAGCTGGAAATCAGGCACCACCTTTCAGAGATGGGGATGATGAGTAG
- a CDS encoding NAD(P)H-dependent flavin oxidoreductase encodes MNLPQLKIGDLVAKVPVIQGGMGVGISLSGLASAVAKEGGIGVIAAAMIGLTSKNGGKDHAKAHIDALTEEIRKAKEMTSGILGVNIMVALSNFADMVSTSVKEGADVIFSGAGLPLDLPKYVTEGAKTKLVPIVSSGRAASIICKKWISRFDYIPDAFVVEGPKAGGHLGFKREQLDDPLFALEKILPEVIKAVKPFEEKTGRNIPVIAAGGVYSGEDICKYIEMGAAGVQMGTRFVATHECDANDEFKQAYVNSTEDDMTIIQSPVGLPGRAVKNAFLQAVTDGQKAPFKCPFHCIKSCKVEKSPYCIASALINAQRGKLKNGFAFAGSNAWRTDKIISVKQLFTDLKSEFDRACSR; translated from the coding sequence ATGAATCTTCCTCAGCTCAAAATTGGTGACCTCGTTGCCAAGGTGCCCGTAATTCAGGGTGGTATGGGTGTAGGAATATCTCTTTCCGGCCTTGCATCTGCTGTTGCAAAAGAAGGCGGAATCGGGGTTATTGCTGCTGCAATGATCGGCCTGACCAGCAAGAATGGCGGTAAAGATCATGCAAAAGCACACATCGATGCTCTTACTGAAGAAATTAGAAAAGCCAAAGAAATGACTTCCGGTATTCTCGGAGTCAATATCATGGTAGCGCTTTCAAACTTTGCTGATATGGTCAGTACTTCTGTTAAAGAAGGAGCAGACGTCATCTTCTCCGGTGCCGGACTGCCTCTTGACCTTCCCAAATACGTTACTGAAGGAGCTAAAACCAAGCTGGTTCCCATTGTCTCCTCAGGTAGAGCCGCTTCCATCATCTGCAAAAAGTGGATTTCCAGGTTCGATTACATACCTGATGCCTTTGTAGTAGAAGGCCCCAAAGCGGGAGGACATCTTGGTTTCAAACGTGAACAGCTTGATGATCCCTTGTTTGCTCTTGAAAAGATTCTCCCTGAAGTCATAAAAGCTGTTAAACCATTTGAAGAAAAAACCGGAAGAAATATTCCTGTCATTGCAGCTGGTGGAGTATACTCCGGTGAAGATATCTGCAAATATATTGAAATGGGCGCTGCAGGAGTGCAAATGGGAACAAGATTTGTTGCCACCCACGAATGCGATGCTAATGATGAGTTCAAACAGGCCTATGTAAACTCTACCGAAGACGACATGACTATCATTCAGAGTCCAGTGGGACTCCCAGGAAGAGCTGTCAAAAATGCTTTCCTGCAAGCTGTAACAGATGGTCAGAAAGCTCCGTTCAAGTGCCCTTTCCACTGCATCAAAAGCTGCAAAGTAGAAAAGAGTCCCTATTGTATTGCTTCAGCACTTATCAACGCCCAGCGCGGCAAACTTAAAAACGGTTTTGCTTTTGCTGGCTCCAATGCATGGAGGACTGATAAAATCATTTCAGTCAAACAACTATTCACTGACCTTAAATCTGAGTTTGATAGAGCCTGTTCTCGTTAA
- a CDS encoding chemotaxis protein CheA, which produces MSQDFMDPEIFADFIIEAKEHLETIEPNLLELENNPENLDLLNEIFRPMHSLKGASGFLGLNIINGLAHRAENILDELRKGEIGVTSEIMDVILAATDLLRQLIDNLDELGNEGVVDTSITIQRIDAIMAGETPPTFVPDAVEEESEDDEPELLLEPEVEPVAEYEETENELLEVEMVQDSNTTESAGRKQSFQFVAIVNESVEPYKLTTVGEGHLADFLEEAHEIIENLTNGLLELEQDPDGNDDLINDIFRYFHNLKGNSGIIGFRELNSLTHEAETLLNKVRKGEAAATRTMIDLLLAVVDGIEALIAHVTPSTGEVQPLDIDQLVNPLQEAVEKGEVVALDNNDIEDDLTEDESGIEVEDESQDDSSDGMDPEDISIFQQTVNQQIDNIDLALKTLAEDSSQKDYIDALFRSLVSIQNSGGYMGFDDLREYAERTAGLVDQARNSDMDFGLMLDLLRQECGIISEMIAAAVAELEDGSTESSEPEAASSPKVESAPEAKSAPKPEPKPAPKPEPKPAPKPEPKSAPKPEPKPAPKPEPKPAPKPEPKKEVPAPKKAPEPAAKAAAKTAAAPPAAKTSKPKAMSTIRVDHQKLDHLMNLIGELIISRGRYTMLARGLEDGQSDVQDVAQQLTETTYALSRISDDLQDTIMKVRMVAVQTVFSRFPRLVRDLSRKSGKRVELITEGEETELDKSVVEEIGDPLVHLIRNSVDHGLEPEEERIANGKPPQGHVWLRAYHKGNSVAIEVEDDGRGIDPEKMRTVAVKKGVISADEARNLDDREAIELIFAPGFSSAEKVTDISGRGVGMDVVRNNIKDLKGSVQISSEVGKGSKFTLTLPLTLAIIDALMVQINGANYAIPLDAVSETTKIEAERLTEVNNRKAVTLRGEVLGIAELAELLDQPVSDPDREVLPVVIVHDNERRLGLVVDRLLERQEIVIKPLGNYLNAFDLRGVSGATIMGDGSVVLILDPHEIYSMATVKGSM; this is translated from the coding sequence ATGAGCCAGGATTTCATGGATCCTGAAATTTTTGCAGATTTTATTATCGAAGCCAAAGAGCATCTCGAAACGATTGAACCAAATCTTCTTGAATTGGAAAACAATCCCGAGAATCTCGACCTTCTTAATGAAATTTTCAGACCGATGCATTCGCTTAAAGGTGCTTCGGGATTTCTGGGACTTAATATAATTAATGGTCTTGCGCATAGAGCTGAGAACATTCTGGATGAACTCCGCAAAGGCGAGATTGGTGTTACATCAGAGATAATGGATGTGATCCTTGCTGCCACGGACCTACTGCGGCAGTTGATCGATAATCTTGATGAGCTTGGCAATGAAGGTGTCGTAGATACTTCTATAACAATTCAGCGAATTGATGCTATTATGGCTGGGGAGACTCCTCCTACGTTTGTTCCTGATGCAGTGGAAGAAGAGTCCGAAGATGACGAGCCTGAGTTACTTCTGGAACCGGAAGTTGAACCGGTTGCAGAGTATGAAGAAACCGAAAATGAATTGCTGGAGGTTGAAATGGTGCAGGACTCTAACACAACCGAATCAGCTGGTCGTAAGCAATCATTTCAGTTTGTCGCTATAGTCAACGAAAGTGTTGAACCCTACAAGCTGACAACTGTGGGGGAAGGGCATCTTGCTGATTTTCTAGAGGAAGCTCATGAGATTATTGAAAATTTAACCAATGGTCTACTTGAACTCGAGCAGGATCCGGATGGTAATGATGATCTTATCAATGATATTTTCAGATATTTCCATAACCTGAAAGGTAACAGTGGAATTATCGGTTTTCGTGAATTGAATTCTCTTACCCATGAAGCAGAAACACTGCTCAATAAAGTTCGCAAAGGCGAAGCAGCAGCTACGCGTACCATGATTGATCTGCTTCTGGCTGTCGTTGACGGTATAGAGGCGTTAATTGCTCACGTTACTCCATCTACCGGAGAAGTTCAGCCTCTCGATATTGATCAACTGGTTAATCCTTTACAGGAAGCTGTTGAAAAGGGTGAGGTCGTAGCTCTTGATAATAATGATATCGAAGATGATTTAACTGAAGATGAGTCCGGTATTGAAGTCGAAGATGAGTCTCAAGATGATTCTTCAGATGGAATGGATCCGGAAGATATTTCCATTTTTCAGCAGACTGTAAATCAGCAGATTGATAATATTGATCTGGCTCTGAAAACTCTTGCAGAGGATTCAAGCCAGAAAGATTACATTGATGCGTTATTCAGGAGTCTTGTTTCTATCCAGAACTCTGGTGGATACATGGGATTTGATGACCTGCGTGAATATGCTGAGCGTACTGCCGGACTTGTTGATCAGGCTCGCAATTCTGATATGGATTTCGGTCTGATGCTGGATTTATTGCGTCAGGAATGTGGCATTATTTCAGAGATGATTGCTGCTGCTGTAGCCGAACTTGAAGATGGTAGTACTGAAAGCTCTGAGCCTGAAGCTGCTTCAAGTCCGAAAGTAGAATCTGCACCAGAGGCCAAGTCAGCGCCGAAACCTGAGCCTAAGCCAGCACCGAAACCTGAGCCTAAGCCAGCACCGAAACCTGAGCCTAAGTCAGCGCCGAAACCTGAGCCTAAGCCAGCACCGAAACCTGAGCCTAAGCCAGCACCGAAACCTGAGCCTAAAAAAGAAGTTCCGGCACCTAAAAAAGCTCCTGAGCCAGCAGCCAAGGCTGCAGCTAAAACGGCAGCAGCTCCACCTGCAGCAAAGACATCAAAGCCTAAGGCTATGTCTACGATCAGAGTTGATCATCAGAAACTTGACCACCTGATGAACCTTATTGGTGAGCTAATTATCAGCCGGGGACGTTATACCATGCTGGCTCGTGGGCTTGAAGATGGGCAGTCTGATGTACAGGATGTTGCTCAGCAATTAACTGAAACAACATATGCTCTGTCTAGAATTTCTGATGACCTTCAGGATACGATCATGAAGGTGAGAATGGTTGCTGTTCAGACAGTATTTTCGAGATTTCCAAGATTGGTTCGTGACCTTAGTCGTAAAAGTGGAAAGAGAGTTGAACTGATTACTGAAGGCGAAGAGACTGAACTTGATAAGAGTGTTGTCGAGGAAATTGGCGATCCTCTGGTTCATTTGATCAGAAACTCTGTCGACCATGGGCTAGAACCGGAAGAAGAACGCATTGCTAATGGTAAGCCTCCACAGGGGCATGTATGGCTACGGGCCTATCATAAAGGGAACTCTGTTGCTATTGAGGTCGAAGATGACGGTCGCGGAATTGATCCTGAAAAGATGCGTACTGTCGCAGTCAAAAAAGGTGTTATTTCTGCTGATGAAGCTAGAAATCTTGACGATCGTGAAGCTATTGAATTAATTTTTGCACCGGGGTTTTCTTCAGCTGAAAAAGTAACTGACATTTCAGGTCGCGGTGTAGGTATGGATGTTGTGCGTAACAATATCAAAGATTTGAAAGGTAGTGTTCAAATCTCATCTGAAGTTGGCAAAGGGTCTAAATTTACTTTGACCTTGCCGCTTACCTTGGCAATTATTGATGCGCTGATGGTTCAGATTAATGGTGCTAACTATGCTATTCCTCTGGATGCTGTTTCTGAGACGACTAAAATTGAAGCAGAAAGGCTGACTGAGGTTAACAACCGTAAAGCCGTTACTTTGCGTGGAGAAGTTCTCGGTATTGCTGAGTTGGCAGAGTTGCTTGACCAACCTGTAAGTGATCCAGACCGTGAAGTTCTTCCTGTTGTTATCGTGCATGATAATGAGCGTAGACTCGGACTCGTTGTTGACAGGCTTCTGGAGCGTCAGGAGATAGTTATCAAACCTCTTGGTAATTACCTGAATGCTTTTGACCTTAGGGGCGTATCTGGAGCAACTATCATGGGTGATGGTAGTGTTGTATTAATTCTAGATCCACATGAGATATACAGTATGGCTACTGTCAAAGGATCTATGTAG
- a CDS encoding chemotaxis protein CheW, with the protein MKTPEEYFVENVNLPSEEKQASGYTDAEAAFMDKYMGIGGKSSFDNIQRVDPRSDVALPGFGSAPQDYSGEGSSADFEEKLRDEDEVQLVSFVVGDREYGLPIMVIQEVVRKVPVTLLPAAPRYMQGIINLRGRVTPVLDLRHLLHDGKGVSDKFVVVCKHKGLQIGLAISAVRTMYRAEKKELVWGVESEIGVASDFLLGLYKYGEKLVSILSVDRLVEQILKSEGEGNA; encoded by the coding sequence ATGAAAACGCCTGAAGAATATTTCGTTGAGAATGTTAACCTTCCCAGTGAGGAAAAACAGGCAAGCGGTTATACTGATGCCGAAGCAGCTTTTATGGATAAATACATGGGTATTGGAGGTAAATCTTCCTTTGATAATATTCAGCGTGTTGATCCGAGAAGTGATGTTGCTTTGCCTGGTTTCGGTTCAGCTCCTCAAGATTACTCTGGCGAAGGCAGCTCTGCTGATTTTGAAGAAAAGCTTAGAGATGAAGATGAAGTTCAACTTGTGAGTTTTGTTGTTGGAGATAGGGAATACGGTTTACCTATTATGGTGATACAGGAAGTCGTTAGAAAAGTACCTGTTACTTTGCTTCCCGCAGCTCCAAGGTATATGCAGGGCATTATTAATCTTAGAGGTAGGGTTACCCCTGTACTCGATTTGCGGCACTTGCTGCATGATGGTAAGGGAGTCTCAGATAAGTTTGTAGTAGTTTGCAAGCATAAAGGACTCCAGATAGGATTAGCTATTAGTGCAGTCAGAACAATGTATCGTGCTGAAAAAAAAGAGCTGGTCTGGGGAGTTGAATCTGAGATCGGTGTAGCCTCTGATTTCCTGCTCGGCCTGTACAAATACGGGGAAAAATTAGTCAGCATTCTCTCCGTTGATAGACTGGTTGAACAAATTTTAAAGAGTGAAGGAGAGGGAAATGCCTAA
- a CDS encoding diguanylate cyclase, producing the protein MDNNKNHGLLGVKKNRAILVSPDEEFKVLLSSIWPEDVLEFTFYSEAKGAVEDLFNNPPDLLVVDNRLQDVSASDLARLVKSENVYRQLPVIVCMDEADFDNPWDWNKIEVDDFILRPFIKSVVRDRVNLTLCRALRALDANPLSKLPGNTSIIQRIQTLIDRQQDFALAYCDLDYFKSFNDKYGFSRGDEVLMLSARIIVNTVKSFAGEQTFVGHVGGDDFVVITSPEIIEEVCKRIIFSFDSIVPNFYDMEDRKRKSIVSTDRQGNIQTFPLMAISIAVVFNINGKLKHFGEVSAIAMGLKKKAKENPKSSYVLDRRTN; encoded by the coding sequence ATGGACAATAATAAGAATCATGGACTACTTGGGGTTAAAAAAAACAGAGCAATTCTTGTTTCACCGGATGAAGAGTTTAAAGTTCTTTTAAGCAGTATTTGGCCTGAAGATGTGCTTGAATTCACTTTTTATTCTGAAGCCAAAGGAGCTGTAGAAGACCTGTTTAATAATCCTCCTGATTTATTGGTAGTGGATAATAGGCTGCAGGATGTTTCCGCTTCTGACCTTGCCCGACTTGTGAAAAGTGAAAATGTTTATCGACAGCTTCCGGTTATCGTTTGTATGGATGAAGCTGATTTTGATAATCCGTGGGATTGGAATAAAATTGAAGTTGATGACTTTATATTGCGTCCGTTCATCAAATCTGTTGTTCGTGACAGGGTTAACCTGACTCTCTGCCGGGCATTGCGTGCCCTTGATGCAAACCCGCTTTCTAAGTTACCCGGTAATACTTCCATTATTCAGCGTATTCAAACTTTGATTGATCGTCAGCAGGATTTTGCACTTGCTTATTGTGATCTTGATTATTTCAAATCCTTTAACGATAAGTATGGATTTTCGCGCGGCGATGAAGTCCTCATGCTGAGTGCCCGTATAATAGTCAATACGGTTAAAAGCTTTGCTGGCGAACAAACTTTTGTAGGTCATGTCGGTGGTGATGATTTTGTTGTAATAACTTCACCGGAAATTATTGAAGAAGTTTGTAAGCGCATCATCTTTTCTTTCGATAGTATAGTACCAAATTTTTATGACATGGAAGATCGCAAACGTAAGTCCATAGTTTCGACTGACCGTCAGGGGAATATTCAGACTTTTCCTTTGATGGCAATTTCTATTGCTGTTGTTTTTAATATTAACGGTAAGCTTAAACATTTTGGTGAAGTTTCAGCTATTGCAATGGGGCTTAAGAAAAAAGCCAAGGAAAACCCTAAGAGCAGTTATGTCCTCGACCGCCGCACCAACTGA